TGGATGGGAAAGTCGTGGGCGTGCCACCAACTGGCCGCGGCCGCCAGCGGTGAGGTGCTGGTGTTCTGCGACGCGGACGTCCTTCCCCTCCCCACCGCGCTGGAGCGGACGATCGCCGCCATGCAGTCCGCGAACGCCGGGGCCGCGACCGTCATCCCCCGGCACCAGCTGGACGGGTGGATCGAAAGCGCCGTGGTGCCGCTGGTGGCGCAGCTGCCCGTGCTGGCGCTCCTGCCGCTGGCCCTGGTCCCCCGGGTGCGCGCACCGTCGCTGTCCATGGCGAACGGGCAGTGGCTGGCGTTCACCCGCGCCGCGTACGCCGCGTGCGGCGGGCACGCCGGCGTGAGGGAGACGGTTCTCGAGGATGTCGCGCTCGGCCGACGGGTGAAGGAGGCGGGGCATCGCCTGCTACCCCTCGTCTCCCACTCGATGGTGAGCGTGCGGATGTACCGCGATCCCACGGCGCTGTGGGAAGGCTTCGGCAAGAACGTCTACGCGCTGGCGGGAGGACGGCCCGCGCCCTTCGTGGCGGCCCTGGCGGTGTTCGGCATCGTGGCCATCTACCCGTGGCTGGGCGTCGCTCTGGGGGTGCGCGGCGCCCTGGTGCCGCTGGCCTTGCTGGCGGCGGTGCGGGCGTGCGGCGTGCTTCTGTTTCGGCACGGCATCCGCTCCGCGCTCCTCCATCCTGCGGGTAGCATTTTGCTGACGGCGATCGCGCTGAAGTCGTACGTGGGAACGCGGCGGGGTACCATGGAGTGGAAGGGAAGGCGGATTGGCGAGGCGGGTGCGCGGATGAGGAGCGCGGCGTGAGCGAAGAACGGGTGATCCTGGTAGATGGGGACGACGTGGAGTGCGGGACGGCCGAAAAGCTGGCCGCCCACGCTGAGGGCGCGCTTCACCGCGCCTTTTCCGTGGTCGTCTTCAACCGCGCGGGCGAGATGCTGCTGCAGTGCCGCGCCGCGGGCAAGTACCACTCGGCCGGGCTGTGGTCCAACGCCTGCTGCGGGCATCCCCGCCCGGGCGAGGACGTGCGCAAGGCCGCGCGGCGCCGCCTGGCCGAAGAGATGGGCATCGACTGCAAGCTGAAGCCCCTGTTCCACCTTCGCTATCACGCGGATGTCGGCGGCGGCCTGGTGGAGAACGAGTATGACCACGTGTTCACGGCCTTGTACGACGGCGACGAGCCGCGGCCGAACCCCGCGGAGGTGCAGGCATGGCGCTGGGTGCCGTTGGAAGAAATCCGCCGCGACGTGGACGAGGAGCCGGAACGCTACACGGCGTGGTTCCCGCTGCTGGTCGACGAGCTTGCCGCGGAAGGCGCCCGGTACTGATCGCGTCCGGGGGAGAAAAGGAGAGGGCCGGCTCCGCATCGCGGGGCCGGCCCTCCGTCCATCGATCCACGGGACAAGGCTTACTGCGTGTACTTCAGCACGATGACGCCTTCGGGCCGCTCGGGATACCGGGTCATCACGACCAGTTCAGGTCCCGTCAGCGCCGCGTTTCCGGTGAACGTGTCGTTCTCCCGCTGCAGCTTGGTCCACGTGGTTCCGCTCACCACCACCACCTCGGTCGCCGCGCCCGCGCGCAGCGAGAACCGCTGCGGAACGCCACTGGGCAGGTTGGCCGTCAGCGGCGCTTCCACCACGGTGACGTCCAGGCCGGGGGCGCCGTACGCGCTCACCAGGCCAGGCCACCGCGGCTGCTGGTACGCCTGGCGAAGCTGGTCCGGCGAAAAACCGAGCGACCAGAGCCCCGGGTGCGTAAAGGGCATCCGCTCGAACTCCTGGGCCGAAACCGGCTGGTCGAGGAGCTGGTCGGCCGCGGTCCGGCCGCGGTGCGACCACACGAGGATTTCGGGTGGGGTGGCAAAGTAGAAGTCGCGAGGCCGGCGGACGAACTGCCGCCCCTCGATGTCGCCCGCTCCCCAGGATGCATCCAGGAGCAGCCACTCGCCATCGGCCCGGACCGCGTTCCAGGCATGCTGCTGGATGCGGAACGGCCGGCGCGGGTCCGTGCTGTACGCCTTGGCGTCACCCACCACCGAGCGCGCCTCCAGCCCCGCCGCCTGGGCCACGGCCGTGTACAGGCCGGAGAATCCCTCGCAAACCCCCAGGCGGCGCCGGAGCACTCGCTCCGGGAACTGTGAGTTGGTCGCCAGGACGCCCCCGCCGCGAAAGAACAGCGGCGCATCGTACGCGATGTTTTCCACCATCCAGCGATAGATCGCCCGCGCCCGGTCGCGCTCACCGGGGAGCGCTGCCTGGAAGTGGGCGCCCAGCGTGGCGATCTGGCGGGTCACCGTCTCCGGCGTGGCGAGCGCGACGGAGTCCGCCGTGGCGTAGATGCTCGCGTTCTGTGCCTGGACGGGAGAAACGAGCGTCGCGAGCGCGAGCAGGCCCGCGCAGAGGGATGGTCCGCGGAAGGTCATGTTGGAGAAACGGGGGCGAGACAGGACGGGGCTGGCAGCGGGGAACTCTACGCCGGTAGAATCGGGCGTTTCGAGAAATTCCGCTAGATCCAACTCTCGCGAGAACGGAAGAAGGCGCCCCCGGAGATCATCCCGGAGGCGCCCTACGTCCTTCGCCAAAGTCCGGCGTCAGCCGTCGACGCCGCTAGTTGACGGCGACGTGGCCGGGGTGCACGGCCGGAAGCCGAAGCCGGAAGAGGCTGCCCGCGCCCGGGGTGGACTCGGCCTGCAGCTCGCCCCCAAGCAGCTGGGCCAAGCGCTGCGAGATGGGAAGCCCCAGCCCGGTGCCTCCCTCGGCGGAATTCGGAAGCTGCACGAACTCGTCGAAGATGCGCGGCAGGTCCTCGGCGGGAATCCCCAGCCCCATGTCGACCACCTCCAGCTCCATCCAGCCGCCCTCCCGCCGCTTGCAGCGGATGACCACCGGCTTGCCCTCGCCGAATTTGATGGCGTTGGACACCAGGTTCAGCAGGATCTGCCGCACGCGCCGCGGGTCGGTGATGATGGGGTCGGGGCAGTCGCCCTCGGCCACGTCCAGCGGCGTGTTGCGGCTTTCGGCCACCGGGCGCACGGTGGAAAGCAGCTCCTCGATCAGCTGCGGCACGTGCACCGGCTCCGAGGCGATCTCCATCTTTCCCGCCTCGAGCTTGGACAGGTCCAGCACGTCGTTCACCAGTTCCAGCAGGTGGCGCGTGGCCCGCTGCGACCGCTCGATGCTCTCCTGGATCCCGCCGGCCACCGGGCCGAACACCTCGGCCAGCACCAGATCGTTGTAGCCCAGGATGGCGTTGATGGGGGTGCGCAGCTCGTGGCTCATCACCGTGTAGAAGCGGCTGCGCGCCTGCACCGCGTGCTCGCGCTCCTGCTCGGCCCGCTTGCGGCCCGAGATGTCGGCGGCGCCCACGGCGATGCCGTCGCCCAGCTTCACCGCCGTCACGCGAAGCCACAGGTCCAGCCCGTCGTGCGCGTAGTGCACCTCGCTTTCGCGCGGCTCGCCCGTTTCCACCACGTCGGCGTACAGGCGGAACAGCCCCGCGTCGAGGTTGCCGGGATACTCTTCGATGATGGCGCGGCCCCGCAGCTCCTCGGGCGTGCGCCCCAGCATGCGGCAGGCGGCGGGGTTCAGGTATTCGAAGCGGAAGTCCTGGATGGCCCCATCCGCGCCGCGCACGCTGTGCAGCACCACGAAGGCGTCGGGGGAGGTTTCCTGCACGGTGCGGAAGCGGATCTCCGCCTCGCGCGCCTGGGCCTCGGCGCGGAAAAGGCGCACGGCGTGGCGAAGGCTCTGGGCCAGCCGCTCGGGGGTCAGCCCGTCCTTCTGCAGGTAGTCGGAGGCGCCCTCCTTCATCAGCCCCACGGCCGTCTGCGTGTCCTGCTGGCCGGTGAGCATGATGACGGGCGCGTCTACCCCCGACTCGCGCATGCCGCGCAGCACCCGCAGGCCGTCGCCCCCCGGAAGGTTGTAGTCCAGGAACACGCAGTCGAACGGCTCGCCCTTCACGGCGTCGAGCGCGCTGGCCACGTCCACGGCGTCGGTCACCTCGGCCGTCACCCCGCCGGCGCGAAGGGCGCGGCGGACGGCCATGCGGTCTACCTGGTCGTCGTCGACGATCAGGATGCGAAGCGTTTCTTCCGGCTCCATGGCTACGGCAGCTCTACGAGCGACCAGTACTTGTTCAGCGTGGCCATCGCCTCGACGAAGTTCATCAGCGTCACCGGCTTCAGGATGTAGCCCGCCACGTTCAGGTTGTATGCCTCCACCCGGTCGCGCTCGTCGTCGCTGGTGGTGAGCACCACCACCGGCACGGGCCGCAGCTCGGGGTCCGCGCGCAGCTCCCGCAGGAACTCGATGCCGTTCATCCGCGGCATGTTCAGGTCCAGCAGCACCAGCCGGCGCTCGCGGGGCATGTCGCCCGTCCGCAGCATCTCCAGGGCATCCAGCCCGTTGCCGGCCACCCACAGCG
This region of Longimicrobium sp. genomic DNA includes:
- a CDS encoding ATP-binding response regulator, which gives rise to MEPEETLRILIVDDDQVDRMAVRRALRAGGVTAEVTDAVDVASALDAVKGEPFDCVFLDYNLPGGDGLRVLRGMRESGVDAPVIMLTGQQDTQTAVGLMKEGASDYLQKDGLTPERLAQSLRHAVRLFRAEAQAREAEIRFRTVQETSPDAFVVLHSVRGADGAIQDFRFEYLNPAACRMLGRTPEELRGRAIIEEYPGNLDAGLFRLYADVVETGEPRESEVHYAHDGLDLWLRVTAVKLGDGIAVGAADISGRKRAEQEREHAVQARSRFYTVMSHELRTPINAILGYNDLVLAEVFGPVAGGIQESIERSQRATRHLLELVNDVLDLSKLEAGKMEIASEPVHVPQLIEELLSTVRPVAESRNTPLDVAEGDCPDPIITDPRRVRQILLNLVSNAIKFGEGKPVVIRCKRREGGWMELEVVDMGLGIPAEDLPRIFDEFVQLPNSAEGGTGLGLPISQRLAQLLGGELQAESTPGAGSLFRLRLPAVHPGHVAVN
- a CDS encoding transglutaminase domain-containing protein: MTFRGPSLCAGLLALATLVSPVQAQNASIYATADSVALATPETVTRQIATLGAHFQAALPGERDRARAIYRWMVENIAYDAPLFFRGGGVLATNSQFPERVLRRRLGVCEGFSGLYTAVAQAAGLEARSVVGDAKAYSTDPRRPFRIQQHAWNAVRADGEWLLLDASWGAGDIEGRQFVRRPRDFYFATPPEILVWSHRGRTAADQLLDQPVSAQEFERMPFTHPGLWSLGFSPDQLRQAYQQPRWPGLVSAYGAPGLDVTVVEAPLTANLPSGVPQRFSLRAGAATEVVVVSGTTWTKLQRENDTFTGNAALTGPELVVMTRYPERPEGVIVLKYTQ
- a CDS encoding glycosyltransferase family 2 protein, which produces MMVVSLASTILLAVMLAVALWNLAAARRLEAAGDPSSHPVVSILVPARNEEANLRALLPALLRLDYPKLEILVLDDGSDDDTAAVVQEHASIGGARLRLLPGRPPPPGWMGKSWACHQLAAAASGEVLVFCDADVLPLPTALERTIAAMQSANAGAATVIPRHQLDGWIESAVVPLVAQLPVLALLPLALVPRVRAPSLSMANGQWLAFTRAAYAACGGHAGVRETVLEDVALGRRVKEAGHRLLPLVSHSMVSVRMYRDPTALWEGFGKNVYALAGGRPAPFVAALAVFGIVAIYPWLGVALGVRGALVPLALLAAVRACGVLLFRHGIRSALLHPAGSILLTAIALKSYVGTRRGTMEWKGRRIGEAGARMRSAA
- a CDS encoding response regulator translates to MSQADEKMLNILLVEDDEVDVMNVRRAFKKNNICNPLWVAGNGLDALEMLRTGDMPRERRLVLLDLNMPRMNGIEFLRELRADPELRPVPVVVLTTSDDERDRVEAYNLNVAGYILKPVTLMNFVEAMATLNKYWSLVELP
- the idi gene encoding isopentenyl-diphosphate Delta-isomerase, coding for MSEERVILVDGDDVECGTAEKLAAHAEGALHRAFSVVVFNRAGEMLLQCRAAGKYHSAGLWSNACCGHPRPGEDVRKAARRRLAEEMGIDCKLKPLFHLRYHADVGGGLVENEYDHVFTALYDGDEPRPNPAEVQAWRWVPLEEIRRDVDEEPERYTAWFPLLVDELAAEGARY